A segment of the Aridibaculum aurantiacum genome:
ATAATTCAATCGATGCTGGATTTTATACTACATCTACTTCTAATGGTGTTTGTCCTCCAAATTCAGTAGTTGGAGAAGGATTTGAAAACGGATCATTTTCTGGTGGTGCATCAGATCTTCATCATGGGCTTCCAAGGAATGGCTCTTACCAGGTGGTACAAAACGTCAACCAACTTGGTGGCGGTGGTTACCTAAATATTACACCAAGAAACGGTAATTTTTTCCTTGCTGCACATACCAGCAATGATGTGAATGACAAGGTGTGGTATCAAACAGTGAATGTTGCACCGAATACAGAATATACCTTCTGCTTTGCAGCTACTTTGCTTAAAAACTTGGGAGGTGGAGCAAACTACCAACTGGGTCTTTATGTAAATGGTCAATCAATAGGACAGGGCAGGGTAACGTTCGACTGGACACAGATATGCGGTACTTATAAAACTGGTCCTGGTCAAACATCACTTGAACTTTCTATTCGCGATCCAAAGAAGGGTTTGTTCTTTGTGGCGATTGATGATATATGCTTCTCGCCATCTACACCTGCAGGTAATCTAACATTAGGTAATCTGGTATGGAACGACCGTGATGGCGATGGTAAAAGAGATTCTAATGAGCCAGGAATAGCCGGAGCTACTATTAGCCTTTATACTGATAACGATGGTGACGACTTACCTGACGGGGCAGCTATCAGAACTACCACAACAGATGAAAATGGTAATTATGTATTTACAGGTTTACACCCAGGTAGGTATATAGCTTCAATGCCTATCCTTCCTGGGTATTCCCGGAGTCCCAACAATACCACTGGTGGTACTGTAGATACTCCAAAACCTGGCTGCTGCAGTTTAGATCCTGATGCTGATGAGGACAATGATAATAACCTGGTAAGGCTGGTTGGATCAAACGGGCCGGGAGGTGTTTTATACACCAAAGCAATTACCCTAAGTCAAGGTGGCGAACCAACCAATGATGGTGATGATGCCAATGGTAATCTTACACTGGATTTGGCACAGTGTGGTAATGCATATTTAGGAGATTTTGTTTGGAATGATCAAAATGGAAATGGTATACAGGATCCAGGAGAGCCAGGAATAAATGGGGTGAAGGTAATTTTAACCTTTCAGGATGGGACCATTGATGAAAGATACACCCACAGGTACCATCAGACTAACAATCAAAACGCTCCCCAATATAATGGATACTATGATTTCCCTAGCCTTGGACCAGGTACCTATACAATAACATTTGAAACACCTGCCGGCTACACGCCTAGCCCTGCTAATCAAGGGGGTAATGATGCAAAAGACAGTGATCCAATTAATGGGTCTGTACAGGTGACTGTTGTTGCTGACCAGAGTGATTTCACCATAGATGCTGGATTTATATCTACCACCCAACCAGCGCAAACATTCACATTAGGAAATCTTGTGTGGAACGATTACGATGGTGATGGTCAAAAAGACGACAATGAATATGGTATTCCAAATTATCCTGTTCGTTTGTACAGGGACACGAATGGAGATAACCTGCCAGATGGAGAACCAGTTGCTGAAACCATTACAGATGCACAAGGTTTCTACCAGTTCAATTATCTGAGTGCTGGTGATTACATAGTTAATATTCCAATATTAAAAGGGTATATAAAAAGTGGAACTCGTTCAACCAGCTTTGATCCTAATAATAATTTAGACAATGATAATAATGCAGTAAATGTCATTGGTGATAATGCTGAAGGAGGTGAGTTATTTAGTAATGCTATCACATTGGAACCAGGTCAGGAACCAGAAGGGGGTGGTTATGTGAATAATACTCTAGATATGGCTGTGTGTGGGTTGTACTGGATAGGCAACTTTGTATGGAATGACTTAAATGGCAATGGTATACAAGAACCAGGTGAAAAGGGGATCAATGGTGTAACAGTTGAAATACGCTTCTCAGATGGAACAACGGGTAAGACGACAACTCATACATACCATGATCCGCGTAATCCTTCTGTGGATAATGACGGTTATTATGATTTTAAAAATCTTGGCCCAGGAACGTTCGTAATTATATTCCCAACTTCTGTAAACGGGATGAATCTTACTACGCCAAATTCTGGCAGTGATGATAAAGTAGACAGTGATCCTTCACAAGCAACTGGTGAAGTAACAGTTGTACTTGTAGATAAGAGTGATCATGATGTGGATGCCGGTTATTCAAATGGCACACCACCGCCACCTCCATCCAACCCATGTCCTGAAACAACAAATGCCGAAGGTAATTATGGTGGCTTTGAACTTGGCTACAATAGTTTCGGAGCGGGTAAAGCGCAGACACAATATTCTAGAGGTATGCCAAGAAATGGTGCTTACGAGATTGTGAAGAAAGCAAGTGATGCCGGCGGAGGCGGTTACCGGAGCCTGGGCCCACAGTCAGGATCGTATTTCATGCTAAGCCATACCAGGACTTCAAGCAATAATAAGATCTGGTATAAAGATGTATATGTGGTAGAAGGTCAAAAGTATTCTTTCTGTGCATGGATTGCTAATGCTAAAGCAGAACCTACACAAGGGTTCAGAATAGACCTGATTGTTGACGGTACATCAATAGAAAACGGCGTGGCAGTATACAATTGGTCACAGGTATGTGGTACCTATACTGCTACAAAAACCGGTAATGTAACCTTCGAAATCAGAGACCTAGATGCACACACTGGACCAAGCCACTTCCTGGGATTAGATGGTATTTGCATAGGCCCGGATAATACGGTTAGTCGTACAGCCAATCCTACTACACCTGCCAATACTGGTTTTGGTGAAGAACTTACTGAGAACTGTAATTTAAAAGTTACACTAGCACCAACCGATCCACTATGTAAGGGTCATGTAACTGGTAAAATCAAAACAACCGTTACTGGCAACACTGGTGCTCTTACCTATACCTGGAGCAATGGCTCTACAGGTGCTAACCTGGTGAATGTGGGAGCAGGTAGCTATTATGTGAAGGTTAAGGATAAGGAAACCGGCTGCGAGGTTACTTCTGATGCAGTGGAACTTACTGATGCAAGTAAAATGGTGGTAACACTTTCCAGCCCTGAAGTAAATGGATACAATGTTCTTTGCACCAATGGTAACAACGGTAGTATAGAGCTTAAAGTAACTGGTGGAAAAGGCGCTTATAGCTACACCTGGAACAACGGTGCTACTACAGCCAATTTAACCAACGTGGTGGCTGGTAAATACACAGTGGTTGTAAAAGATGAATCACAGTGTCCTGCACAAGCTTCCATTGTACTAAAAGAGCCTAAGAATGGCTTATTGGTAGAGCCAACTGTAAAAGCAGTTGATTGTAACAATCCATCAGGTTCAGTTGCTTTGCGTGTAACTGGCGGTGCAGCTCCTTATACTTATACCTGGAGCAACGGTGCTACTTCTCAGAATCTTGATAAAGTAGCAGCGGGCAATTATACTGTAACTGTGAAAGATGCAGTAGGATGTGAAGTATCTAAAACCATCCAGGTGAAAAATAACCAACTGCAACTGCAGGTGAATGCTGACAGGAACACGCTGGTAGCAGGTTCTGGTATCACTTCTAATATTCTGAAAGCAGAAGCTAACGGTGGAACAGGAGATTATACCTACACCTGGAGCACCAGCGAAACGTTGAAAACTGTTGGTAAAAACAAAGCAACTGTTAATCCTACAGCTACTACAGATTATACTGTAACAGTTAAAGACGGCGCAGGATGTACAGCAACAGCTAACGTAGCAGTAAAAGTGGTGAATGAGGTGTTGGCAGCTAAGCCGGTTGTTACACCAACCATTACTGTAGAAGGTATCAAGGTTTCTCCTAATCCTACCAAAGGCATCTTCAATCTTGTGTTGAATGGCCTGGCTACCGGTAAAGCAGAAATAAGAATACTGGATGCAAATGGTAAAGAAGTAGCAAACCAGCAGGTAAACATTACCGGCGACATGCAAACTGTTCCATTCAATCTGGTAGGATTACCAAGAGGAATCTATTTCGTAGATGTTGTTTCTTCTACCGGAAAGTTCAAAGAGAAGGTAATCATTAAATAACACTTTACTTAAGTGTATAAACTGACAGCTCCCCATTGTTGGGGAGCTGTTTTTTATTTAGGAGAAGTAAGTTGGCCAATTGGTAGAACGAACTCCAGTATTAGTTCTAAAATATCATCTGGTTTCTTTCCTGGTGGAATAAAGTTTTCCCTTACGCCATCAACTATTGTTTTTCATACAACCCACAATAATAGCTGTGGCTACAGCAGCATTCAATGATTCGGCGCCACCTATTCTTGGTATAGTTACAGGGTGTGTAATGAATGACTTCAACTCTTCGCTGATGCCTTTGCCTTCATTTCCTATTACCAGGATTCCTTCTTCTACTTTTCTGGAGCTATAAATATTTTCTCCTTCAAGTAGTGCTCCATACACAGGGACAGTAGCTTCCGAAAGCCACTGGCTCGTGTTTCCGTACCAAACATTTACCCTGCAAAGGCTACCCATGGTTGCCTGTACTACTTTTGGATTATACAGTTCTACACAATCTATGGTGCAGACAATTTGGTTAATACCAAACCAATCAGCGATCCTGATGATAGTGCCCATATTTCCCGGATCCTGGATGGCATCTAGCACGATGGACATCTTCCCATCAGCATTCGGAGATTGATCCGCTGCTTTCTGTTTTACCAGCAACAATACCTGGTTTGCCTTGCTCAGGTTAGATAGCTTCTGCAATTCATCTTCAGATACCTCGGTTACAGGAAAAGAAAATGATTCATGCTTTTGCAGGTACTTATTGGTAGCGAAGATCTTTAACACCTCAAAGTCACTGTTCAGTATCTCCTCGGCTAGCTTCGGGCCTTCTGCTATAAAGGCTTGCGCCTCGTCACGCTGTTTTTTGTGGCCTAAAGATTGAATATATTTGAGCTCATTTTTACTCAGCATTGTAGATCATGTTTCAGACGTACCGGAAGGCAAACCTTTATATTTTCTTTTTATCTGTGGTATTAGCCTTTGCCTCCTGTACAGTTGTAAAAAATTATCCGCCTAATACTCCTTTTGTTTTCGACAACGAAATTAAGCTTGAAGGTGATGTATCCAAAGATGAAATGAGAAGGATACAGGCTGAGTTGTATAACTATTGGGATGATAGCCTGAAGCCACGCCGCGTTGGGCAGTTCGGAGTTCGTACCATTGTTCGCAACCCACCGCGGTTTGATACTTCCTATATCAACCCGAGCATCACCTTTATGCGTTCTTACCTGCAGTCGCAGGGATTTTATAATTCGATAGTAGAACCTATACTGCCACACGAAATAGATACTGTAGGCGACCAATTGCGTGCAACAGTGCGTATGGCTGTTAACCTCGAAAAAAACCTTCGTATTTCGTCCTTTACTTTCGATAGTATTCAGCATGATGACCTGCGGGTGCTGGCGAAACAAGATTCTTCTAAAACCCTGCTGAGAGAGAGAAAGCCGTTCAATAAACAACTGATATCCGGCGAACTGGACAGGCTTGTGAACTTGTACAGGAACAATGGTTACCTGCGTATGAACAGGGAAAATCTATATGCTGAAGTGGATACAACTGAGGTTGGTTTACTCGACATCACCCTGGATCCATTTGAACAAGCAAGAAGAATAGCCGAGGCAACACAGAGACGTTTGGCCGATCCTACCATTGATGTAGCTATACGATCTCGTCCTTCCAACGATACCAATGCTTTTACGCAGTTCTATGTTGGTCGCATCTACCTGTATCCTGAAACAGAAAAAACTGAGATCGTAGATTCTCTTATTGGAAAAACCTTTCCCCAGGAAATAAATGCAAGACAGTATACCCTAAAGCAACATGTAGGGCTGGTAAAGCTAAGGCCATTGCGTGAGCATACCTACCTGCGCGAAGGAACGCTGTATGACCAGAGCATGTACTTTAAAACCATCAATGCATATTCGAGCCTGGGGCCATGGAACCAGGTAGATGTGCGGCCGGTGATACGTGTGGATACAGTGCCAATAGTGGATTTTCATTTTTTTCTGACACCTGCGCCTAAATACTCTTTTGGTACCGACCTGGAAGTAAGTCGGAACACCAATAGTATTATTACAGGGAACTTGCTGGGTGTTGCCAATGTCATCACCTTCAGGCGAAGGAATGTAGCAAAGCAGGCAATACAAGCCAGCACCACGCTTCGAAATGGTATAGAACTTGGCTTGAATGACTCTGTTTCGGTTTTACAAACTTTCCAGTCAAGCATTACACAAACCTTCAGTTTTCCACGCTTCATTACTCCATTTAGAATTCGCGGTGAAAAGTCACTAGATGACTATAGAACGCTATTAAGTTTAAATGCCTCTTATACCGACAGGCGTAATTTCTTCAAACTAAGTTCTGCTGTACTTTCTTTTGGTTATGAATGGAAAAGAAAAAATCATGCATGGATCTACCGGCCATTAAATGTGGAATTGTATAGCCTGGATACATTGGCTGGATTGCGTTCGGCATTTGTCAACAACCCGTTTTTGCGTAATGCATTCAACACCGGTTATGTTATCAGCCAAACGTTATCGTACAGCTATACCTACCCGGGAAACAGGGCGGGTGTTACCAACTTCCTTCGTATTTCAGGCGAGGAGGCCGGTGCTATTTCTGGCAGGTTTCCGGGTTTGCGCGACAAGATCTATCAATACATTAAAGGCGAGGCGGAATTCAGGAAGTTGATCAGCTACCGCAGAACTGGCCTTGCATTCAGGTTTTTTGGTGGTGTTGGCTACAACTATAGCAACGACCCGGTGCTGGGACGATCGCTGCCGTTTTTTAAACAATATATAGCTGGCGGGCCAAACAGCATGCGGGCATGGAATATCAGGCAACTGGGACTGGGCTCTTCTTTGTTGAGTGATACTTCTTCTGTTTTCAGGGACAGGTTTGGAGATGTGCAGCTGGAGACGAATATAGAATATCGTTACCCATTTTTTACCATCGGATCTATAAATGTCAACAGTGCTGTTTTTGCAGATATAGGTAATCTTTGGAACCTGAAGAACCCTCGGAACAATCCAGACTCAGCCAGCGTTTTACGCTTCGATCGCTTTTTCAGAGACCTTGCTATTGGTGTAGGAACAGGATTACGATTCGATATCAGCTCAATAATGATCAGGCTTGATTTTGCTTATAAAGTGAAAGATCCGGCACGCGAAAAAAACAATGGATGGATGAGCATCAAAGATTTCTCCTGGACGAATGATGAATACAACATTGTAGATGCGAATGGCAGAAGGATCAGGCGAAACAATTATGCTTTCCAGTTAGGTATTGGCCTTCCATTCTAAGGAATTACTATTCAGCTTTCAGCTCCTCTACCAGCTTTTCCATTTGAGGTGCATCGTTTACATGGAATTCTCCAATGCGTGTGCGGCGTAGGCTGCTTAAGTAAGCACCACATCCCAATTGTTTACCAAAATCATGTGCTAAACTGCGGATATAAGTGCCGGTACTGCAAACCACTTTAAAGTGCACGATGGGAAGCTCGATCATGTCGATACTGAAATGATGTATGGTGATTGTACGTGGATCCAATTCTACTTCAATACCTTTTCGCGCCAGCAGGTATACAGGCTTTCCTTCTTTTTTTATTGCAGAATGAATGGGCGGTACCTGCTGTATCTGCCCCATAAAATTTTCTGTGGCAGTATGAATAACATCATTGGTGATGCCATCAAGGCTACGATGTTCTATAGGGTCACTTTCCAGGTCGTAAGTAGGAGTGGAGGCGCCAAGGGTAAAGGTGCCGGTATATTCCTTTTCCATACCCATGTACTCGTTTATCTTCTTGGTGTATTTGCCGGTGCAAACAATTAGCAGGCCGGTAGCAAGTGGATCAAGTGTACCTGCATGCCCTACTTTTTTAATCCTGATGGTATTCCTGATCTTCCGCACCACATCAAATGATGTCCATTCCAGGGGTTTATCTACCAGCATTACCTGCCCTAGCTCATACTTGTTCAGCACCTTTTCCATCGGGCAAAAGTAGGGGATTGGCTTTTGATTGTCGATTAGCAGTGGTGACTGCAGGTAGACATTTGCATTACAGGAGTGTATTGCTGATGGCGTACTACTGGAAAGCAGGATGAAACTGCTGGAGGGTACTTCGTAGAAAATCCCTGTCGAGGTGCGTGTAGATTTCAGTGGTGGTAATGCTTTCGTGGCCCAGCATTTCCTGCACCGCACGCAGGTCGGCGCCACCTTCTACTAAATGTGTAGCAAAGGAATGGCGAAACGTGTGGGGCGAAATGGTCTTGTTGATCTTGGCCTTTTGCGCCAGCTCTTTAATGATGTAAAAGATCATGACACGAGAGATCTTTCCACCGCGTTTGTTCAGGAAGAGAACATCATCGCAACCCTTAGCTCTGGGTTGATGCACCCGCACCGTATCCTTGTAAAGCTTTATACACTTAATGGCTTCACTGCCTATAGGAACCAAACGTTCTTTATTGCCTTTGCCAATTACTCTTATAAAACCAACATCAAGATACAGGCAGCTCAACTGCAGGTTTACCAACTCAGTTACCCGCAGGCCACAGCTATACAAAGTTTCTAAAATGGCTTTATTGCGTGTGCCTTCAGGTTTACTAAGATCCAACTGGCCTATGATGCTTTCTATCTCTTCGAAAGAAAGTGTGTCAGGAAGCTTGCGCTGCAGCTTTGGTCCTTCCAACAGTGTTGTTGGGTCATTGGTGACGATATTTTCTGTTAGGCAATATTTAAAAAACCCTTTGATGCCAGAGATGATACGTGCCTGCGATGCTGGTGTCATACCAAGTTCGGCTACCCATTTTACAAATTGTTGTAGCGTCTTAAGATCAATATCCGCAGGAGAAGCTTTGTCACCTGTAAGTAGCAAGAAAGAAGTTAACTTATCCACATCGCGCAGGTATGCCTCAACTGAATGATCGCTCAGCGATTTTTCCAGTTGCAGGTAGGCTTTATATCCATTTTTGTATGACGTCCACATGGGCTTCTGCTCCTTCTAAATTTTCTTTGGCTGCTACGTGCAACATAGCACGTATTTGCTACATTCGGCTATACAATCTTCTACATGCTGCCTGTCAACCTCCGTTCCTTTCGCACCAAAGTTCGCCACCACAAACAAGCTATGATCAACTTCCTGCAGAAGCTGGAACAGCAGCCGCCAAAAAACCTTGATAAACTAGCTGAGGAAATAGCTCCTGCTGTATGGAAAGCTACCGACTGCCTTACCTGTGCTAACTGCTGCAAAAGGATGAGCCCGACATTCACAGCGAAGGATATAAAAAGGATAGCGGCTTATGTAGGTATGACGCCAAAGGAATTTAAAGCTAAATGGCTGTGGGTGCCACCGGATGATAAGGATTGGTTGAACCGCAATCAGCCTTGCCAGTTCCTGGATGTGCGTACGAATTTGTGCAGCATCTATGAAGTGCGTCCTGCTGATTGTGCAGGTTTTCCGCACCTCACCAAAAAGAAAATGGTGGAATACATCCATGTTCACCAGCAAAATATTACCTATTGCCCTGCCACTTATATGATGGTAGAAAAGCTGATGGTAAGGGTGGCGCTGTAATTACAGGTAAACATCCTGGTTGAACCAATAATCAATTTGTTCACCCTTTACAAGGATGGCCAGCACATCAAATTGTATCCATTTCCACCCGGGGTTTAAAAATTGGTATTGTTCGGCTGCGTCTTTCAGGTTTTTAAATTTTTGCCTGGTGATGCTATCCTCAGGATTGCCATAACGGGTGCTGCGGCGGGTTTTTACTTCAATGAAATGAAGTGTATCTCCTTTCTCCGCTATCAGGTCAACCTCCCAGTGACGGAAACGCCAGTTTGTTTCGCGGATCAGGAAACCTTTTGCAGTCAGCCATTCTGCAGCCAGTTTTTCACCTTCTATACCAGTATCGTTATGATCGGCCATGTTGTTCAACTTTTACATGCAGCTACGGCGGCTTTTTATGGCTGCCTCTTTGTATGTTTGAATATTAAAAAACAAACTGCTTTTGAAAGACCAAATTTTTAAGATCAATGGTGCTGTTCAGCACTATGCGTGGGGAGGATTTGACTTTATTCCGTCGTTGCTACGCATGGCAAGGAAAGAACAAAAACCATATGCAGAATACTGGCTGGGCGCTCATCCTTCTGCGCCTTCAGATGTAGAATTGCCAGATGGAACCAGCATTTTCTTGAATGCTGCTATCAAACAACTTCCTTTCAAATATATAGGTGAGAAAGTGTACGAACGCTTTGGTGAACTGCCTTACCTGCTAAAGGTGCTGGATGTGCGCGAAATGCTTTCCATACAGGTGCATCCTACAAGAGAGGAAGCAATTAAAGGTTTTGAAAAAGAAGAAGCTGCAGGAATACCTATTGATGCGCCACATCGTAATTATAAGGATAGAAATCACAAGCCGGAGGTGATGATTGCGCTAAGTGATTTTTGGTTGTTACACGGCTTCAAACCTGCTGATGAACTGGTGGCTACCTTACAACAAGTGCCTTCATTCAAAGAGCTTGTGGCAGTGTTTGAGAAGGAAGGCTATTTCGGACTGTACAAGCATGTAATGGAAATGCCGCAAGATGCCGCAGATGCTATGCTTGGTCCTGTAGTAAAAGAAGCCTTAGCCGGCACACCGCCTAAAAATGATCCTGCTTATTGGGTAGCTAAATTGTACAATGGAAATGCACCAGTTGACGGTTTCGACAGAGGCATATTTTCCATCTACTTTTTCAATATTGTACAGCTGCATAAAGGGCAGGCAATTTTTCAGCAGGCAGGTGTGCCACATGCCTACCTGGAGGGGCAGAACGTGGAGCTGATGGCCAATAGCGACAACGTGCTACGCGGAGGACTGACACCTAAACATGTGGATGTGCCCGAGTTGCTAAAGCAAACCACTTTTGAACCCATACATCCTTATGTGCAGGGAGGCGTAGTAAAAGAAGGTGGAGAAAGAATATTTGATTGTCCGGTGGAAGATTTTGGCATCAGCATGTTTTCTTTAGAAAATGGTAAAGCATATACTGCTACTGCATTTTCAGCTGAGATATTTTTGATAACTCAAGGAAGTGTGAGCGTAGGTGAGCAGCAATTTTCTGCAGGAGAGGCCTTTCTTGTTGCAGCTGAAACGGAGTATACCATAGTAGCAAACGAGGACACAGAAGCTTATAAGGCGTTTGTGCCAAAACTGGCTTAGCAGGTTAAGTAAAAGGTGCAGAAGCATTATCTATAATAATTTTTCAGCTATTTTTGCCGCTCAACTAAATAAATGATGAACAATCAGAGCAAGACTTCCATACTTTCTATAGCGGTTCTAATACTATTTGCAGCCGCTACCAGGTTGTTTCCACACTATCCAAACTTTACAGCTATTGGTGCTATGGCTATCTTTGGAGGAGCTGTTATAAAAGATAAAAAACTAGCTTTTTTACTTCCTCTTGGTGCATTGTTCTTGTCTGATGTTTGCCTGCAGTTGTTTGGTATTACACAAGGCTTCTATAGCGGGCAGTTGTTTGTGTATGCTGCATTTGTACTTATCACTGCGCTTGCTACTTTCATCCGCAAGCCTGGTTTTGCAAACATCACTTTAGCTGCAGTTTGGTCAGGACTTATATTCTTCATTATCTCCAACGTGGGTGTGTGGATCATGAGCGATGGTATCATTTATCCTAAAACAATGTCTGGTTTAGCTGCTTGTTTTGCTGCTGCACTACCTTTTTACAAGAACGAATTCTTTGGAAACTTTTTGCTGAATGGCATCTATGGCAATATGTTCTTTAGTGCATTATTATTTGGCGCCTACTTCCTGGTTCAGAGATCAAGGAAATCGGCAACTGCCGTAGCTTAAGCTATTTCTATATAAAATTTTAGAACCTGTGTGAAAGCACAGGTTTTTTATTGGAGAGAAGCGAACCAGTAATCATTGTGCTGCTGCGTACCTGTTACTATTACTTGTATGGGAGATTTGAATAAACTACAATTGGTGACCAGCGTGTGAAACTCGCCATTTTCACCGCATGGATCTATTCCTTTTTCTTCCAGTTCCTGCACCAGTTGAGGTGTAAGGATTTTACCTAAATATGCTTCGCCCATAGTCTTGTTACAGCTAACGATCATGGTTTCTAAGCCGCCTTCTAGCATCTGCAAAACCAACGCCTTTCGCTCCATTTTCCAAAGTGGTAACCGTGCAGATAATCCAGCTTGCTGGCATACCATTTCCTCCCAATCGCGGTGCGCTTGCAGGTCAATATCTCCAAATACAGCATGATCCAATTTGTACTCGTTCTTCAGGTAAGTAAGTGCATTGATGAAGTTGGGCTGGTAGTCGCTCCAGCTACTGCTTACCAGGTGAAGCGGCAGGCCAATGGCTTCAGCCTGTTTTTTTAGAATGGCTATAGGTATGCCATGGCTGCGGGAAATTTGCCCTTCCTCGTTCAGCACATTTACAAGCACCGCGGGCTGCAGTCCTTGTTCAATAGCAAGAATGGTGGCAAAGCAACTGTCTTTACCACCACTCCAACTAACTACAAAGCGATTGTGCATGTAAATGATCCTAGCTTCTTTGAGATTTTAATTCCTGTTCGTAGCCTGTATCTATAAGATGGTTACCTCCATCCGCGGCTTGTGTAGCCAACTCATCACAGCGGTTGTTATATGGATTATTTGCGTGACCCTTTACCCACTTGAATTGGATATTGTAATCTTTAGACAGTTTGTAGAACCGTGTCCAAAGGTCTTTGTTCTTCTTGCCACCTTTGAAATCTGTACGAATCCAGTTGTTCAGCCAGCCTTCTGATACTGCCTTTACCACGTACTGGCTGTCGGTGAAAATCGTTAGCGGGATGTTCTTTTTATTCAGTGATTCAAGTGCTACGATCACCGCCATTAGCTCCATGCGATTGTTGGTGGTAAGGCGGTAACCTGCAGATAATTCTTTTCTCTTATCTCCCCACATTAAGATGGCGCCATAGCCACCAGGCCCGGGGTTGCCGCGGCTCGATCCATCTGTATATATGATCAGTTGATGTCCGTTACTCATGTTATAAATAATATTCTCCCTTCATGTACAAAACGGTGTGTCCACCAATGATCACCCTGTCGCCCCTGTCTTCACAAAACAGCTGACCTTCCCTTGCGGAAAGTTGCCTTGCCATCATCTTGTCTTTACCAAACTCCTGCGCCCAATAAGGGATGAGGGAGCAATGAGCAGAGCCTGTAACAGGATCTTCACCAATAACAGAATTTGGAACAAAGAACCGCGAAACAAAATCAGCTTCGCGTCCCGGTGCTGTTACAATAATGCCTACCACATCCAACTTATTCAGGTGCGAAAAATTTGGAACCAGGTTACGCACATATTTTTCATCATCGTACACCAAAAAGTAATCGCGTGACTTCAGCACTTTCGTTGGGGCAATATCAAAACCATCTAACAACGCTGAAGGTGCTTCTGCAGGTTTAGGCATTCTTGATGGAAAGTTTAATTGTATAACATCGTCCATTTTATGGACTTCTAAAATGCCGCTCTGGCTGCTGAAGCGAATAACATCTGATGTATGTGGTGTATGATGAAAAATGACATGTGCAGTGGCTAGCGTAGCATGTCCACAGAGGTCTATTTCCATCTCAGGCGTAAACCACCTGATATGATATTCGTGACCAGTCTTTAAAAAAAATGCTGTTTCACTCAGGTTGTTCTCAGCAGCAAGACGCTGCATTACATGGTCAGGTAGCCAGTTCTCCAGTGGGCAAACCGCAGCAGGGTTGCCACCAAAGATGGATGATGTAAAAGCATCTACCTGGTAAATCTCGTTTGGCATATTTATTAATTCTAAAGTCAAAAATCAAAAGTCAAAATTAAATGTGATCCA
Coding sequences within it:
- a CDS encoding PhzF family phenazine biosynthesis protein; the protein is MPNEIYQVDAFTSSIFGGNPAAVCPLENWLPDHVMQRLAAENNLSETAFFLKTGHEYHIRWFTPEMEIDLCGHATLATAHVIFHHTPHTSDVIRFSSQSGILEVHKMDDVIQLNFPSRMPKPAEAPSALLDGFDIAPTKVLKSRDYFLVYDDEKYVRNLVPNFSHLNKLDVVGIIVTAPGREADFVSRFFVPNSVIGEDPVTGSAHCSLIPYWAQEFGKDKMMARQLSAREGQLFCEDRGDRVIIGGHTVLYMKGEYYL
- a CDS encoding diphthine--ammonia ligase, which translates into the protein MHNRFVVSWSGGKDSCFATILAIEQGLQPAVLVNVLNEEGQISRSHGIPIAILKKQAEAIGLPLHLVSSSWSDYQPNFINALTYLKNEYKLDHAVFGDIDLQAHRDWEEMVCQQAGLSARLPLWKMERKALVLQMLEGGLETMIVSCNKTMGEAYLGKILTPQLVQELEEKGIDPCGENGEFHTLVTNCSLFKSPIQVIVTGTQQHNDYWFASLQ
- the rnhA gene encoding ribonuclease HI codes for the protein MSNGHQLIIYTDGSSRGNPGPGGYGAILMWGDKRKELSAGYRLTTNNRMELMAVIVALESLNKKNIPLTIFTDSQYVVKAVSEGWLNNWIRTDFKGGKKNKDLWTRFYKLSKDYNIQFKWVKGHANNPYNNRCDELATQAADGGNHLIDTGYEQELKSQRS
- the manA gene encoding mannose-6-phosphate isomerase, class I, which translates into the protein MKDQIFKINGAVQHYAWGGFDFIPSLLRMARKEQKPYAEYWLGAHPSAPSDVELPDGTSIFLNAAIKQLPFKYIGEKVYERFGELPYLLKVLDVREMLSIQVHPTREEAIKGFEKEEAAGIPIDAPHRNYKDRNHKPEVMIALSDFWLLHGFKPADELVATLQQVPSFKELVAVFEKEGYFGLYKHVMEMPQDAADAMLGPVVKEALAGTPPKNDPAYWVAKLYNGNAPVDGFDRGIFSIYFFNIVQLHKGQAIFQQAGVPHAYLEGQNVELMANSDNVLRGGLTPKHVDVPELLKQTTFEPIHPYVQGGVVKEGGERIFDCPVEDFGISMFSLENGKAYTATAFSAEIFLITQGSVSVGEQQFSAGEAFLVAAETEYTIVANEDTEAYKAFVPKLA
- a CDS encoding DUF6580 family putative transport protein, with the translated sequence MMNNQSKTSILSIAVLILFAAATRLFPHYPNFTAIGAMAIFGGAVIKDKKLAFLLPLGALFLSDVCLQLFGITQGFYSGQLFVYAAFVLITALATFIRKPGFANITLAAVWSGLIFFIISNVGVWIMSDGIIYPKTMSGLAACFAAALPFYKNEFFGNFLLNGIYGNMFFSALLFGAYFLVQRSRKSATAVA